The Lasioglossum baleicum unplaced genomic scaffold, iyLasBale1 scaffold0021, whole genome shotgun sequence genome contains a region encoding:
- the LOC143219085 gene encoding glutathione S-transferase 1-like: MPIDFYYFPPSPPCRSVMLLAKAIGVHLNLKTINVLKGEAMKPSYLKLNPQHTIPTIDDNGFILCESRPIMGYLVSKYAKNDSLYPTDSKKRAKVDQMLYFDHGTLFTNVLKTYVPVVFGQTNTPNEDGVQAMERSCELLNTFLEDSEFVAGDTLTIADFSISTTICVLQCFSFDIGRYDNVAAWYNRCKEHLDKFGFEDVHAVGTKMFTEMYQENFIPAVKP; this comes from the exons ATGccgattgatttttactacttccCGCCCAGTCCACCATGCCGGTCGGTAATGTTGCTCGCAAAGGCGATCGGTGTTCACCTGAACCTGAAGACGATCAACGTGCTCAAGGGGGAGGCCATGAAGCCGTCTTATTTAAAG CTCAATCCACAGCATACTATACCAACGATAGACGACAACGGATTCATTTTATGTGAAAG CCGACCAATCATGGGATACTTGGTCAGCAAGTACGCGAAAAATGACTCCCTGTATCCGACGGACTCGAAGAAGAGAGCCAAAGTGGATCAGATGCTGTATTTCGATCATGGGACTCTTTTCACGAATGTATTGAAGACTTAC GTTCCTGTGGTGTTTGGTCAAACAAACACTCCGAACGAAGATGGCGTGCAAGCAATGGAGAGGAGCTGCGAACTATTAAATACTTTCCTGGAAGACAGCGAGTTCGTTGCGGGAGATACATTAACGATTGCTGATTTTTCCATCAGCACAACTATTTGCGTGTTACAG TGTTTCAGCTTCGATATCGGCAGATACGACAACGTAGCAGCATGGTACAATCGTTGCAAGGAGCATCTCGATAAATTTGGGTTCGAAGATGTGCACGCTGTTGGAACAAAAATGTTTACCGAGATGTATCAGGAGAATTTTATACCGGCTGTAAAACCGTAG